The Candidatus Thermoplasmatota archaeon nucleotide sequence TGCTCAAAAATAATTGTTTAGTAGCGAAAGATGTAAATGAAGAAAAGCTACTGAAAATTTTAGAAAGAGAAAAGAAGGTATCGATTATAATCTCGCCAATAGGAGCTCAGGGATTTATATTGGGTAGAGGCAATCAGCAAATAAGCGCTGAAGTAATAAAGAAAGTAGGTCTTGAAAATATTATTGTAGTAGCGACACCGCACAAACTAGCGCAAACACCTTATTTACTTGTAGATACTGGCGATGAAGAGCTTAACAAAGCTTTTGCAGGCTATAGTAAAATAATCACAGGCTATCACGAAATGCAAATGAAGAAAATTATCGTTCCTTAGGAAGAAGGTTAGGTACGCCCTCCTCTATTCTATAATCACCGCATTTCTTACATATCAGCAGGCCTTCTATAATATCATTACCTTCTTCCTTTTCAATTTTCAGCTCCAAATCGCCTTTGCACACAGGGCAGCAGAGTATTTCTAATAGGTCTTTTTTCATACTATCTAAATAGTCTTCGCAATTTAAATGTTTTGTAGCTTAGAGTAAACTCAGCGACGAAGTTCTTCTTGACTAGCTTTTTAGTTGAATCTATCCGC carries:
- a CDS encoding methytransferase partner Trm112 gives rise to the protein MKKDLLEILCCPVCKGDLELKIEKEEGNDIIEGLLICKKCGDYRIEEGVPNLLPKER